The following are from one region of the Oncorhynchus nerka isolate Pitt River linkage group LG8, Oner_Uvic_2.0, whole genome shotgun sequence genome:
- the LOC115133452 gene encoding LOW QUALITY PROTEIN: sal-like protein 4 (The sequence of the model RefSeq protein was modified relative to this genomic sequence to represent the inferred CDS: inserted 1 base in 1 codon) encodes MSRRKQKRPQQLVNSDPGGTRLLSHDDQLSEKSPSMSLGSELTSSGSSSSSPTSLEGRQPPLAPRPSPGGLHAPSLPSESSPPPHWPSHIAPYTTSLPNTHSSLSPDFPHPSLSSQTQSLPLNLNQTSGHPLSHQAHSHATMTSPQMGSSATITTSSLSSSSSSLPPRRESTSPGHQNGSSPLVPGLGQIQVPPTLAVLLEELRVLQQRQIHQMQMTEEICRHVLRLGGAIYTQDTSQAGSGEKIQIPTAGSXSPPHHPCSAPVKSSASPLLAGLPSLLPQLTVSKPSLSSHTNGSRAPNSSTSPSSSSSTTWSSSIVSSMHPLSLGLPPHYLHEKSSNTSPFGHSNGVSFPTPPLPNSSHSQDHLLQSSSSLGSLSSAGRPQHACKFCGKVLSSDSSLQIHLRSHTGERPYHCPVCLSRFTTRGNLKAHFLRHREQNPELSLSLLPPALEQPSPAPVTATTGQRRRKRRAEDEEPPFGGVKGMTEGMALGFLSGASPRPSPSSIPMPPSMDMALLSTAHSLLQLNRASAAAGSASGSVLPPSSSSSMGSQFKGAKQQRFDENTPPHSALHPGSPYSQLAHFPKILFPGGPSPHHLALLRPPGTHPSTSHLTSPHTQLPFPPYPKLPTSSPSSSSTTSFTQTSDTSKLQRLVQKLEKQPQGGGQFSSCGPADGSSNGETHGHDLTTSSSAYRREMMAALGLGPNPNTEAMVSSRGQGLPVSNNPALAPNQCGVCLRVLSCPRALSLHQATHLGERPFPCKLCGRSFSTKGSLRAHLATHRARPPNARTQNSCPLCPRKFTNALVLQHHIRMHLGGQIPPGGEGEEGTDMTQEDLGQMTTASPSKPSSLQGLHPLALKMTSSISNPDSLVSSLDFGGLATKQSQAADPSPPIEGECEPSPSTDSISPPLTHNPSPEDPMLLGERSESDSGPSAASLEDLQDSPADLSNASPISLPKTSLPASVGNGEEEEEENIPLALCVSRPALDTDGSRSGGLINGSGSTTVNQTNSPDGLISSPESDSTPKSPATLNPSPTLTPPASPEAASEPAQSPSITPPEPSPEGETDPLEGASESTASRETSSVEGPEREKQTPSSTEESDRAPEEPEASQLATPALTPSKPYSCSLCGKAYASRSGLKGHMKTHPVLTNVPTETPPPATLTNDNETTEDPSSVSANGKEDEK; translated from the exons ATGTCACGCCGGAAGCAGAAACGACCCCAGCAGCTCGTTAACTCGGACCCGGGGGGCACGCGGTTACTATCGCACG atGACCAGCTGTCAGAAAAGTCACCGTCCATGTCTCTGGGCTCAGAACTGACCTCATCTGGGTCCTCCTCGTCCTCCCCCACCTCGCTCGAAGGCCGACAGCCCCCCCTGGCCCCGCGGCCATCCCCCGGGGGTCTCCACGCGCCCTCCCTCCCCAGCGAAAGCTCTCCGCCCCCCCACTGGCCCAGCCACATCGCCCCCTACACCACCTCTCTTCCCAACACccactcatccctctctccagacTTCCCTCACCCCTCTTTATCCTCTCAGACCCAATCCCTGCCACTCAACCTCAATCAGACATCGGGCCACCCCCTCTCCCATCAGGCCCACTCCCACGCCACTATGACCTCACCACAGATGGGCAGCTCTGCCACCATCACTacctcctccttgtcctcctcctcGTCTAGCCTCCCTCCCCGCCGGGAGAGCACCAGTCCTGGGCATCAGAATGGCTCCAGCCCCCTGGTGCCAGGGCTAGGCCAGATCCAGGTGCCACCGACCCTGGCTGTGCTCCTGGAGgagctgagggtgctgcagcagaGGCAGATCCACCAGATGCAGATGACTGAGGAGATCTGTAGGCATGTCCTCCGGTTAGGAGGGGCCATCTATACCCAAGACACCTCCCAGGCTGGTAGTGGAGAGAAGATCCAAATACCTACAGCAGGAT CCTCCCCACCACATCATCCCTGCTCTGCCCCTGTCAAatcctcagcctcccctctcctggccggcctcccctccctcctcccccagctcACTGTGTCCAAGcccagcctctcctctcacaCTAATGGGAGCAGAGCCCCAAACTCCTCTACGTcaccctcatcctcttcctccaccactTGGAGCTCCTCGATAGTCTCCTCCATGCATCCTCTGTCCCTGGGTCTCCCCCCGCACTATCTCCATGAGAAATCCTCCAACACCTCCCCCTTTGGCCACAGCAACGGGGTCAGCTTCCCCACGCCGCCCCTCCCCAACTCCAGCCACTCCCAGGACCACCTGCTGCAGTCCAGCTCCTCCCTGGGGTCCTTGTCCTCAGCAGGACGTCCTCAGCATGCCTGTAAGTTTTGTGGGAAGGTCTTGAGCAGTGATTCCTCGCTACAGATCCACCTGCGCTCCCACACGGGTGAGAGGCCCTACCATTGTCCCGTCTGCCTCAGTCGCTTTACCACCCGCGGGAACCTCAAGGCCCACTTCCTGCGTCACCGCGAGCAGAACCCTGAGCTGTCGCTCTCGCTCCTCCCCCCGGCTCTGGAGCAGCCCAGCCCTGCTCCCGTCACTGCCACCACCGGCCAGAGACGTAGGAAGCGCCGGGCAGAAGACGAGGAGCCGCCGTTCGGAGGCGTGAAAGGAATGACGGAGGGAATGGCGCTCGGTTTCCTTTCCGGGGCATCTCCtcgcccctccccttcctctataCCTATGCCACCCAGTATGGATATGGCACTGTTGTCCACGGCTCACTCCCTTTTACAGCTGAACAGGGCCTCTGCTGCAGCAGGCAGCGCCTCAGGTAGTGTGTTACCGCCATCATCCTCATCCTCCATGGGTAGCCAGTTCAAAGGGGCGAAGCAGCAGAGGTTTGATGAGAACACCCCTCCACACTCCGCCCTCCACCCAGGCTCCCCCTACTCCCAGCTGGCCCACTTCCCCAAAATCCTTTTCCCCGGAGGACCCTCGCCCCACCACCTCGCCCTCCTCCGTCCCCCGGGGacccacccctctacctcccacctcACCTCCCCCCACACTCAGCTTCCCTTCCCTCCCTATCCTAAACTCCCCACGTcctccccgtcctcctcctccaccacctccttcacTCAAACCTCCGACACCTCCAAGTTGCAGCGACTGGTCCAGAAGTTGGAGAAGCAGCCCCAGGGCGGGGGCCAGTTTTCCTCCTGCGGCCCAGCAGACGGCTCCTCAAATGGGGAAACCCACGGCCACGACCTGACTACAAGCTCCAGCGCCTACCGCAGGGAGATGATGGCAGCCCTGGGCCTTGGCCCCAACCCAAACACTGAGGCCATGGTGAGCAGCCGGGGACAGGGTCTCCCTGTATCCAACAATCCCGCCCTGGCCCCTAACCAGTGTGGGGTGTGCCTGCGGGTGCTCTCCTGCCCCAGGGCCCTGAGTCTCCACCAGGCCACCCACCTGGGCGAACGCCCCTTCCCCTGTAAGTTGTGTGGACGCTCCTTCTCCACTAAAGGAAGCCTGAGGGCCCACCTCGCCACCCACCGTGCACGCCCGCCCAACGCCCGCACCCAGAACTCCTGCCCGCTGTGCCCGCGCAAGTTCACCAATGCCCTGGTGCTGCAGCACCACATCCGCATGCACCTGGGGGGCCAGATACccccagggggagagggggaggaaggtacAGATATGACCCAAGAAGATCTGGGCCAAATGACCACAGCCTCTCCATCCAAACCCTCCAGCCTCCAAGGCCTGCACCCCCTGGCTTTAAAAATGACCAGCTCCATCTCTAACCCTGACTCGCTGGTCAGCAGCTTAGACTTCGGAGGTCTGGCTACCAAGCAATCCCAGGCAGCTGACCCGAGCCCACCTATAGAGGGGGAGTGTGAACCCTCGCCCTCCACGGACAGCATTAGCCCACCTCTGACCCATAATCCCTCCCCAGAAGACCCCATGCTCCTGGGGGAAAGATCTGAGTCAGACTCCGGCCCATCTGCAGCCTCTCTGGAAGACTTGCAAGACTCCCCAGCTGACCTTTCGAACGCCAGCCCAATTAGTCTACCCAAGACATCCTTGCCAGCCTCAGTGGGgaatggtgaggaagaggaggaggaaaacatcCCTCTTGCCCTCTGTGTCTCTAGACCAGCTTTGGATACTGATGGTAGTAGGTCAGGAGGGCTCATCAATGGCTCTGGCTCAACCACAGTGAACCAGACTAACTCTCCAGATGGACTCATCTCCAGTCCTGAATCTGATTCCACCCCAAAATCCCCTGCCACCCTCAACCCTTCACCCACGCTCACCCCTCCTGCCAGCCCTGAAGCAGCTTCAGAGCCAGCCCAGTCCCCCAGTATCACCCCACCGGAGCCCAGTCCTGAAGGGGAGACAGACCCACTTGAAGGGGCAAGTGAGAGCACAGCATCCAGAGAAACCTCATCGGTCGAGGggcctgagagagagaagcagacccCTAGCTCCACGGAGGAGAGTGACAGGGCTCCAGAGGAACCAGAGGCCTCCCAGCTAGCCACCCCAGCCTTAACGCCCTCCAAACCCTACTCCTGCAGCCTGTGTGGGAAGGCATACGCCAGTCGCAGTGGATTAAAG GGACACATGAAGACACACCCTGTGTTGACCAACGTTCCCACCGAGACTCCTCCTCCCGCCACCCTGACCAATGACAATGAAACTACGGAGGATCCGAGTTCGGTCTCAGCAAATGGAAAGGAGGATGAAAAGTAA
- the LOC115133760 gene encoding E3 ubiquitin-protein ligase CCNB1IP1 — MSMCDDTLLCNYPKCRAKLCGFAWVTACSHAFCDQHGSGEFSRSPAICPACSSALSGKLDIVRTELSPSEEYKAMVLAGLRPETVLDISARALAFWTYQVHQERMFQEYSLSRAEGQVKQMEKVLTQQNQSRELELNAMRGEVTSLKKVMEEYKRKYSEVSERLMERNRQYQKLQGLYDSLRLRNMVVGDREAPRQPGPPEFNTGVVRQPSPRGSPHFLGMGPEGDSRLFSSLEPDAGAKTFFQFSSPARDRGRALLKKY; from the exons ATGTCTATGTGCGACGACACTCTGCTCTGCAACTACCCAAAGTGTCGGGCGAAGCTGTGTGGGTTCGCCTGGGTCACAGCTTGCTCTCACGCCTTCTGTGACCAACATGGATCCGGAGAGTTCAGCCGCTCCCCGGCAATATGCCCGGCCTGCTCCTCTGCACTCTCGGGAAAGCTGGACATCGTGCGCACTGAGCTGTCGCCATCTGAGGAGTACAAGGCCATGGTGTTGGCGGGACTGAGGCCAGAGACAGTGCTGGACATAAGCGCCCGTGCCCTGGCTTTCTGGACTTACCAG gtgcACCAGGAGCGTATGTTCCAGGAGTACAGTCTGTCCCGGGCCGAGGGTCAGGTGAAACAGATGGAGAAGGTGCTGACCCAGCAGAACCAGAGCAGAGAGCTGGAGCTCAATGCCATGAGAGGAGAGGTCACCTCACTGAAGAAG GTGATGGAGGAGTACAAGAGGAAGTACAGTGAAGTGTCAGAGCGTCTGATggagaggaacagacagtaccAGAAGCTACAGGGGCTCTATGACTCGCTGAGGCTACGCAACATGGTGGTGGGGGACAGAGAGGCACCACGCCAGCCAGGACCCCCAGAGTTCAACACAG GGGTGGTCAGGCAGCCCTCTCCCCGAGGGAGTCCTCACTTCCTGGGCATGGGCCCTGAGGGGGACAGCCGCCTTTTCTCCTCCCTGGAGCCCGATGCTGGAGCCAAGACCTTCTTCCAGTTCAGCTCTCCTGCCAGAGACAGGGGCCGGGCCTTACTCAAGAAATACTGA